The Vigna angularis cultivar LongXiaoDou No.4 chromosome 9, ASM1680809v1, whole genome shotgun sequence DNA window tcTTCAAAGTCTCGTGATTTCACTAAATTTTTAACTACGTATtttcaatttaactttttaatggAATCTTATTGTCTTAAAAAGTAAATACGTATTTACTCTTTAATTTCCATTTCTGTTATATCAACTTGATTTTTTTGGTAAACTATGAAATTTTGCTtgaaaattatatgaatttaagAATTTACTTCACAAATATCGCAATTAAACATATTCCTTTATTTCATTTGAGCTTCCAAATCTTTACGCGCAGTCTACTCAAAGTTAATATTGGTTAATAAACTATTACTTAtagaaaagttttaaaagtaGTTCAATAATTTAATCCAACAAAAATAGACGctctttaaaataattcaatcaaTAAGTTATATAAATACATACAGACACACACAAAACAcgaacatattttttttcaaaactcagAAAAATCATGTCTcttatatttgaattgaaaattttctggTGAAAGTATGTTTCGAAAATTTGAAGTTTGTGATGAGACACGACTTCGTTCTTAAGAAGTATTGTAACTGTTACTGCCTTTTTGACTAAACGTAGCGTTATATTCTTTTATGTCTTTCCAACGGGAAAGAGTTTTGTCCAATGGTTTCTGTTCATATGAGCTTTTTTATAACTTCATTTTCACAATCTTCCAAACTCCAAACGCCCCGTTTTCACGCTTCAGGTTTGTCCCTTCTGTTCGAgaataacataatattattaatttacttGTTAAATAGCCATCAAAATTCAGATTTTAACATCACTTTAGTCGTAGCATAAAAGGATACCACAGATTTTTCTTTAACACTTTCTTGCTTTGCTTTACcatgtttaaaaaattgttgatgttgttttaCGCAATTCATTagtagttattttattttaattgaagacAATTATGTTAAATGTTTGATGGTGGAtgtttacactttttttttttctcaggtATATTTTCGTAGAGAATGATAAGTGTTTGATTGATACAAACGGTTCCTTTCGTGATGTtaagtatttttagaataatgaATTATCTGAAATTCAAAATGATGACatgttctttgttttttgtgattttttgtttgaataaaagGAAAGTTTCCTACTTCACTTTGCTTTGTGCCTGCCGACTTTATATTTCTTGGATCCCAAGTTTCTCTTTCCTTATATATCCCTTCATTCATATCCCAAATTAACCTTAAATTATTGCTACACTCAACAAGTTGAAAATAGAGGATATGCAAATCTAGACTTTCCATATAAATTTTTACTCTCTCGTTGTCTCTCCATTTAGTTGTGAAGTGCATATACTgcaattgaaacaaaattgaatataattagGAGTAGATAATTTTAGAACCAACCGTCTTAATTCATAGTGTAGTGTTACAGCCTTTGTTTCCTTGTCACAGAAAATGTTGTAGTTTTCTGAGCAGAAAACAGCCCTCTGCTTTGTTGgtgaaattttatcttaattttggCATATAAGGAGTGTCTTAgtttatcaatttatttcaatattctgAATTTCGcttcttatttttctaatgCAACATGGGGTAATTGTTTATGTTGTTTGATGCAGGGTTGTGAAACTTGGACGTAAATTGTATGATTAAATTCTCCTATGGGTGGTGGTGAGAGTCCTCTTCTAGctgttattattttgttgtcattCTTGCTAAGAAGTGAGTCATGGGGATGGTTTTCATCATCAAAGGAGACTCCTTCCAGTGGCAGGACCTATTCTGGAGGCAATTTTAGAGGTTCCAGTGCAGAGTTCTCCATTGAGGTCTTCAACGACCAAAAGGGAGTGAAATTAATAGATAATGCTCAGAAGAAAATGATTACCTCAAACTCTTGTTGGCAAAATGCATATCAACATCTTTTTGCTGGGTGTTCTGAGATCTTGGCTGTTGATGAGAAGAGGTCAAGATTAGCTTGGCACCTAAGTGATTGCTTTCAGAGGGATTCTGGCAGATCTCCTTTTCCCCACTGTGACCACAAAGCTTCTATGGCTTCATGCTTGAGAACTTTAGACGACCTTGCCCATAAGGTTTACCTTGAATTCTACCTTGAAACCAACATCATTTGTTATCAGTTGCAGTTAAGTGAAGTTCCTTTAACCAAtctatattttgttatttattttctgtgtttGTCTTGTCTCAACTTGACTAATGTTCTGTACACTTTATAGGGCGTATGCATTCAAACATGAAACTGAGAGACTTGTGACTGAATTAAAAAGTTCAGCCCAGTATGTTGAGGACAAGTTAGATAACATTGAAGAGAAATCAGAACATCTATTACAAGGCTCTCAGAGAATTCATGATTCACTTGATTTAATTGGCAGCCATACCCAACAAGTAGCTCAAACTGCTAGACATCTGGAAGGCCACATAGATTCTGTGTTGATTCATTCACAGAATATTTATGAGCAAACTACACAAATTTCActatcacaatcacaattacAAGAAGGTCAAGAGGATATGAAGAGAAGTTTGGAGGATGGGGTAACAATGCTCAAAGaatcttataattatttgggaaaagaaattggaaagTTAAGGGATGAAGCCATTGAGATAGAGAATGAGGTAATTAAAGTTGGAGATGCCATGTCATCAAGGATGAACACTCTGCAAAGCAAAGCTGAAGATATTGGGAATATGGCTGGGCTTTCCTTAGATAAGCAACACCAACTTTTAGATGGACAATCCACAGCACTTGAGTCTCTAAACTCATTGATTCAGTTTCAATCCAAAGCAATAGAAGAGAGCAGGTACACAAGTTAACTCATAAATTTGTATACATACATGGATTATTTAAGGAAAAAGTTGAGCTTCCTGGTGTGTTGCAGGAAAACTCTACAGTATTTTGCTGAATATGGGCATAGACAGCATGAAGAGCTTGTTCAACGTCAGGAACAGATTCAAGGATTTCATGATCGTTTGATGGAAAATTCGAAGTCAATATTGTCATCTCAGGTTTGCAATTTCTTGTAGACTACAGGTTTTTGTGCTTCATGAAGTTTTAACCAAAACTCTCTTTTTCTAATTTACAGGAATCTTTTGAATCAAAGCAGGCTTCCATGTTTGTTGTTTTAGACAGAATTTTTGCTCTGCAAAATGCCTTGTTACTTGAATCAAGAATGATCAAAGCTTTCGTTGTTTATTCCATATCAATCTTTGTCATCTTCATGTTGACTAGTACGAAGCAAACATACAATATGAGACCGTTCCTATATATTGGTATGTACTGACTAGTGCTATTAGTTTATATAAACTTCAAACTATATAATTTTGACTAAATATTATTGGTTCTTTACAGAGCTTTTTGCAACTTTCTTTGTGGAAGTACTCGTTATTCGTTTAACAAGTGACAACATTGAGCACCAAACATGGATAATAAATGTGGCAAGATTATTATTCATGGTAGCCGCTGCGGTTCAACTGCTACATGCCATTTGCACATACAAGTAAATTGATAaacagtaataataaaaatgctattttgaatataaattttgtatctcAGAATTGTTTGTTAATCTTGCAGGGACTATGAAACTCTGAACCATCAAATGCTGTTAACACTGATGAATAAAGTTAACACCATGCAAAACCAAAAAGAATTGTTATGTGACATGGATACTGATTACGAGGATTGGTCTGAATGGATAGATGCTGATTTACCCGATGATGTTAATAGCCTTCATGATCCTGATTACATACCTCCAGAAGATGTTACAGAGAATTCAATTACAGCtatgaaaaattataacctTCGCTCTCGCAATCTTTTTCATTGATTGTTACCACTCCAtactaaatttattaatcagTACTTTGAAATGTACTAGTGAACATTACTTTATTCCATTGATTTGTTTCATGATTCTGGATTATGTGTATACTAGTGTTTGTAAAGGTTTTTGTTGTATTTAATATCTTTTGCAAAGATTCTTGTAACTTCGATTTTATGGCTTGAACAGTTTCAAGAAGTTTGTTGGGTGGTACTAAAATCTGGTACCACTACTTTTGTCTTTAAATTTGTGATTTCATATTCCAAATTCATATGCACATCTGAATTcaattttagtatttaatattctaattacaaaatttcaaaaattcatTCAAGTAGAAATTACTATATGAACTAGTTaatgtataaggatgtgtgtttTATCTCTTCCACCACTAATTTTATACAAATTAgatttcctttttgttttaatatagagttaaatattttcacaaacCTGCCAACATCATAAGGGCTTCATTGGATGTATCATGACTAAGCTAAGAAGAAAACTTGATATTTCTTCACGAGAAAAACTGAGGTGAAGCTGTTGTGCACTTACAAACATTATGACAAAAAGAGAAAGCAAACTCACAAATTGAGATCGAAAGAGAGAACAGGGAACGTGCCTTGAGAAGATAAACGAAAAATATTTCCAATCAATGTAAAAAGTTGTTACAAAGGGATATAAGCTAATGTCTATATATACAAAGGAAAGGAGAATAACAGAAAATAATAAGTAGTTGAACAGTGAAGCGATGGTAGTTAGGATGGAGATCAGATAGCCGAGCGATGGAAGGCGGAACCGAGCGATGGAAGGCAGAACCGAGTGGTGGAAGATGGAACCGAGCGGTGGAAGGCAGAACCGAGTGATGGAAGATGGAACCAAGCGGTGGAAGGCGGAATAGAGTAGAGAACAATGGAACCGAGCGAGGCATGACCGCATGACCGTGACCGAGCGGTAGTGGTTAGGATTTTGAATTCTGACAACCCCCCCTCAAGCTTGGCATAAATGTCTATGATGCCAAGCTTGGAATTAATGTGGTGGAAGGAAGAAGGAGGAAGCAACTTTGTGAGAATATCAACAAGTTGAAGAGTGGAATGAACACGAAGTAGTTTAACGATTCCTTGTTGGATTTTCTCGTGGATAAGGTGGCAGTCTATCTCAATATGTTTTGTCCATTCGTGAAAAACTTGATTAATAGCAATCTTGATGGCATATTGGTTATCACAGAAGATGGTGACAGGTTGGGAGAAAGGGAGGTTAAGGTCGCTCATGAGGTGGGTAAGTCATTGAATTTCGCAAACGGTTTGTGCAAGGGCACGATATTCAACTTCAGAGAAACTACGTGAAACAGTGGATTGCTTCTTAGATTTCCATGAAATTGGTGAGTCTCCGAGGTAAACAATATAGCCAGTGGTGGATTTTCGTGAGTCAAGACATCCAGCCCAATCAGAATCGCTGTAAGCCTTTAAGGTGACGTTGCTGGTAGCTTTGAGAAATATGCCTTTACCATATGTACTTTTGATGTATCGAAGAATGTGGAAGGCAGCTTGAGTTGGTGAGGCAACATACTGGCTAAGACGGTGAACAACATAGGTAATGTCCGGACGTGTGTTAGTGAGGTAAATGAGGCACCCAATCACGCGGCGAAAGACAGTAGGGTCGTTAAGTGGCTGTCCTTCGGAAGAAATTTTTGTGGAGAAATTCATGGGCGTGCTAACGGGGGCAACAGCGAGCATCCCAGTTTCATTGAGAAGATCGAGTGCATACTTGCGCTTTGATAGATGAATTCCTGTAGAGTTACGAGCAACCTCGAAAACCCAAGAAGTAAGACAAGTTAcccatattttttattttgaaattttcatttatcaGAGTAGTAATATTATCAATTGCATGCATGTTATTGCAAATAAgga harbors:
- the LOC108347262 gene encoding protein GAMETE EXPRESSED 1, which codes for MGGGESPLLAVIILLSFLLRSESWGWFSSSKETPSSGRTYSGGNFRGSSAEFSIEVFNDQKGVKLIDNAQKKMITSNSCWQNAYQHLFAGCSEILAVDEKRSRLAWHLSDCFQRDSGRSPFPHCDHKASMASCLRTLDDLAHKVYLEFYLETNIICYQLQAYAFKHETERLVTELKSSAQYVEDKLDNIEEKSEHLLQGSQRIHDSLDLIGSHTQQVAQTARHLEGHIDSVLIHSQNIYEQTTQISLSQSQLQEGQEDMKRSLEDGVTMLKESYNYLGKEIGKLRDEAIEIENEVIKVGDAMSSRMNTLQSKAEDIGNMAGLSLDKQHQLLDGQSTALESLNSLIQFQSKAIEESRKTLQYFAEYGHRQHEELVQRQEQIQGFHDRLMENSKSILSSQESFESKQASMFVVLDRIFALQNALLLESRMIKAFVVYSISIFVIFMLTSTKQTYNMRPFLYIELFATFFVEVLVIRLTSDNIEHQTWIINVARLLFMVAAAVQLLHAICTYKDYETLNHQMLLTLMNKVNTMQNQKELLCDMDTDYEDWSEWIDADLPDDVNSLHDPDYIPPEDVTENSITAMKNYNLRSRNLFH